TACAACTAAGTATTTAAGTTGTTTATACAATTTGCGTTTACAAATATTTAGTTATAGTCTTTTTAATTTTTTTATAAATGGTTTTTTAATTTAAAAATCTAATTAAATATTTTGAGTTGTATATAGCAACTTTTTACAATTAAATATTTTAGAATTGTATATTCAAAAACCATTAATGTATTAAACTAATATCTTAAATTAAAAAATATTTAAAAATATTCATTGCTTAAAAAATAGAAATTTAATTTCTATTTTTTTTATTTACTGATATAATTAAGTAAATTAGAGGTCTCAATTCTAATTAAAGTTTAAATAGAATGAAAAATATTGTTTTACTTATTTTTTGTTTATTTCTTTGAATACGATTTTAAACATCTAATTAAAAAATAAATAAAGGAGAAATAAAATTATGCAAGAATTATTAATTCAAAATGAAGCACAAGCATTTAATCAATTAAATCCAAATAAGGATATATCAAATATTTTCACATCGAAAAAAAATGTGAAAAAAAACTATACTGAAAAAAGTAATATGGTTCGTTTTGGAACAATTTATATTTCATCATCTAAAAAATTCTGTCATTTAGACAAAAACAAAGAGAATTATTTAATTGGCATTAAACCACATTATACTTATAATGTTTATGACGCGGAAAAAAATTGAAAAGAAAAAATTACGGGGAAAGAGTTAATGAAAAAATACAACTTGGTTGGTTTTCATTATTTAACTGTGGAGCAACAACGGTTTAAAAATATGCAAAAAGCAAACCCATTTTTTTTGCAATTTAAAAACGTGCAGGAAAGTATGGAATGACACCGCCAACAAGCAAAAGAACAACGTGAACAGTTAAACGCTCTTTTAATGAACCGTAAACAAAAAACAGATACGAAAGTATCTGAAAATGATGTAATCAGCAAATTTAATTCTGATTATGAAAATAAAAAATATCAATCAACCGATAAAAAACGGACTGTTGATATCAATCAGTTATTAACTGACTTGGATGACCCAATGTTCAATTAATAAATAAACATAATAGCAAGAATTAGAGACACAGGGACGAAAGTTAAACCACAAGTGTCCAACTACATATTAAAAAATAGTTTTGAATTAGTAAAACATTTTTCGTGATGTTTTTATTTTTGCTTTTATTTTTTTATTTTCCTAACAAAACAATCCACAAAACATTTAACATTATATTTCAAACAAGTCAAATTAAAATAAATTTATTTATAAAATACTCTAAATATTCTTTGGAGTATTTTATGAAAAAACTAATATAATTAAGATATTATTAACTTAGAATATTTAGAGTATTTAAACTCTAAATTAGAGGAAAGGAAAAGATATTAATGCCAATTACAAGTGAAAAAAACAGAAAAACACTAGAAAAAATTGAAGACACAGTGGCATTTAAAAAAGAAAATGAAAAATATTGAAAACAAAAAATACCAACTATGACATGTGAAAAAAAATTGGTAGAAGCGTTTAAAAAAGAAGCAAAAGAAAAAGAATGAAAATATACAACTCTTATGAATAAAATTTTAAGAGAAAGATACGGAAAGGAAAAAAATAATAATGAAGATGATTAGTTTTTGTAATAAAAAAGGTGGAGTTGGAAAAACTACACTCTGTAAAAATGTTGCCTATAAATTTGCTTTAGATAATAAAAAAGTTTTAGTAATTGATTTAGATCCACAAGCAACAATAACTTTTGAATTAAAAGGAAATGAAATTAATTTAGATAAAACAATAGCAGAATGTTTTATTTTAAATAAAAATAGTTCTTTAAAAAGAATTATTCAAAAAACAAAATATAAAGAAATTGATTATATTGTTGGCGGCGAAAAAGTAAAAAAAGTAAACTTTTTATTAAAAGAATTTTACGAAAATAATCATAAATTTTTTGTTGCTGAAAATATTTATTTAACGAATAAAGAAACATTTGATAGTTATGATTATGTGTTAATTGACTACCCACCAACAGTAGATGAATTAAGTTTAAATTGATTAATTATTTCTGACTTGATTATAATTCCTATTAATGAAGGTTTGGGAGCATTTAAAGGAATTTTAGATTTAATTAATACTTTAAAATATATTTGTGAAAAAGAAAAAAGACAAATACCAGAATATAAAATAATATTAAATAATATAAAAAGTGATAAAAATTTAATATTAATTAATGAGTGATTAGATGAAAAGGGATTTTTAAATTATTGTTCTAAAATAATATTAAAAAGTTCTGAAACTTTTTTAACAAGTGAAAATGAGTTATCAAGTATTTGAGATAGTCAATATTATTGGCGGCAAAAACAAGCCTACGAAGAATTTATCAAGGAAATAAAATAAGTATGAAAATCGTAAAAAATAAATTGTAATATTTTTAAATACATATTTAAAAATATTACAAAATATATAAAGGGAGAAAAGATTAATTATGAAAAAAATATTAAGTATTTTAAAAGCGATTATTTTAATTACAACAGGGGCAAGTAGTATTATTTCTTGTGGTGTTGAAAAAGTAAAAACAAATAAAGATTTAGACAATTTAGACAATCAAGATGAAAACAAAAAACTACAAGATGAAAACAAAAAACTACAAGATGAAAACAAAAAACTACAAGATGAAAACAAAAAACTAAAATGAAAAATTGAGAAAAATATTTTATTTATTAATTCTATTAATTCTCCAATTAAAGTTGAGGCTACTAAACCAGATGAGGTAAAAGAATATGAGGTTTTTAATGCACTAAAACCAAAAGTTTTAGAAGCAATAAAAACAATTGATAA
The Spiroplasma kunkelii CR2-3x DNA segment above includes these coding regions:
- a CDS encoding lipoprotein, which gives rise to MKKILSILKAIILITTGASSIISCGVEKVKTNKDLDNLDNQDENKKLQDENKKLQDENKKLQDENKKLKWKIEKNILFINSINSPIKVEATKPDEVKEYEVFNALKPKVLEAIKTIDNSLTENDFIIGFKDYFNHMQLRHIDLSTSKKITIIISGKNKATGEKEFVVVLPKI
- a CDS encoding ParA family protein, producing MKMISFCNKKGGVGKTTLCKNVAYKFALDNKKVLVIDLDPQATITFELKGNEINLDKTIAECFILNKNSSLKRIIQKTKYKEIDYIVGGEKVKKVNFLLKEFYENNHKFFVAENIYLTNKETFDSYDYVLIDYPPTVDELSLNWLIISDLIIIPINEGLGAFKGILDLINTLKYICEKEKRQIPEYKIILNNIKSDKNLILINEWLDEKGFLNYCSKIILKSSETFLTSENELSSIWDSQYYWRQKQAYEEFIKEIK